ggtggtaattggggtgaaacgctgttaacgtcgtctctttcgccgttcgtatggagagagttaataaaaggtcccatagtctttttcagccatcagggcagtgaattcatatccacaacatagttgtgtgtgtgtgtgtgtgtgtgtgtgtgtgtgtgtgtgtgtgtgtgtgtgtgtctgtgtgtgtgtgttgtgtgtgtgtgtatgtgcatgaatttgtgtgtgtgtgtgtgtgtgtgtgtgtgtgtgtgtgtatgaatttgtgtgtgtgcgtgtgtgtgtgtgtatgtgtatgtgcatgaatttgtgtgtgtgtgtgtgtgtgtgtgtgtgtgtgtatgtgcatgaatttgtgtgtgtgtgtgtgtatgtgcatgaatttgtgtgtgcatgtgtgtgtgtgtgtatgtgtatgtgcatcaatttgtgtgtgtgtgtgtgtgtgtgtgtgtgtgtgcatgaatttgtgtgtgcgtgtgtgtgtgtgtatgtgcgtgaatttgtgtgtgcgtgtgtgtgtgtgtgtgtgtatgtgtatgtgcatgaatttgtgtgtgtgtgccattgtataaaggcaaaggtgatacacttgactgtgataattatagggggataactttgctcagctgtgttggaaaactattcactacagtgttaaattctagactgactgattatatcaatacaaacaatatactttcaggagcccaagcaggatttagacagtcccattctacattagatcaaatgtttgttttgaaatcacttattgatattttctccatgaaaaagaagaaactttactgtgcttttgttgattttaaaaaagcctttgattcagtttggagaagtgggttatggcaaaaacttgttcatgaaggcgtgaatggtaaaattttgcgtgtcataatgaacatgtatgatagaattaagtcatgtgtgtttttaaatggtgaaaaatctgatttctttagcatttgtaagggtgtgagacaaggagaaaatctctcgcctttgcttttttctctgtatctcaatgatttagagttgtatttgactgagcataagagtccatctgttgatcttttattgaatgttaacatttcagagttagataattacatgcgactatttgtactgttgtatgcagatgacacaattttactttcagagacgaaagaaggattacagcagtccctcaatgtttttcacaaatattgtttagaatggaaactagtggtcaatgtaaagaaaactaaagtgatgatatttaattctacaaacaagctaaagcctgtttttaagtttggtgatgcatgtttggatgttgttgattcttttaaatatcttggcatcgaatttagtagaaacggaactttttataaagctaaaaaaatgatttatgaacagggccaaaaagctatgttttcgttacttcagtcagccagaaatcaagatttacctttacatatcattctggacatgtaccagtctatgattgtacctattttgttgtatggtgcagaaatatggggttatgaaaatgtagatatacttgaaaaattagaattgaaatttttgaaacgcttgttcaaactgaacagaaatactatgacccaaattgtttatggagaaactggtatttatccaattagtgtgttagtgaaaatgagattagttcaattttggaccagcttagtaatatcaaacacagaaaaatattctgggaaaatatatttgatattacttgacttatatcgaaatggtatttattcttcaaaatggatgagttgtatcagacaaattttaatagaagcagggtatgactgtgtttgggatggtcaattcttcttggagagggaatctttctgcaagaatgtcaacattgctttgagagatagttttcaaaatctatggagacatgctctagaggcgagcagtaaatgtttgttttatcgaaatttcaaaagtggatttggtagagataaatatataagtcaattgcctgataattatgttatcagcttcttcagatttcgaagtagtaaccataagctggaaatagaaacagggagacacaaaggcataccacgagagttacgattttgtaaggtttgtaacatgtctgtgattggtgatgagtttcattttataatggaatgtcccaattatgatcagttacgaaatagatatgttcctaaaaaatatttgtctccaaaatcggtttttaatttttgtaatatgctcaaaggaggcaaaaaagtcattttagctgtaagtaagatgattagatttgcaaatgttgcctagttatacttttggagttaaaagacatttgtgttttctcaactttatgtgacattgttgtgtatttggaaatgtttgttttgggcacgaaaatgagtattttgcagtaatcctccatactccaataggagtgaaaggataattaaaacttgaaacttgaaacttgtgtgtgtgtgtgtgtgtgtgtgtatgtgcatgaatttgtgtgtgcgtgtgtgtgtgtgcatgctagcgTGATTGTGTGCCTGCGTGGGTAACTGAagcctgacacaggaaacgaatgatgagtgccttaAAGGCAGCTCTCTGTCGACTCTAACCAGGCACGCAGCCTCCTGTGCCAAATGACTCCGTTTTTGCagagcacttagagcttggtctcagaccgaggatagcACATGCACTatgtataagtatcaatatcactcaaaatgagtggcatgggagagtaatgccactgagatGGTGCAGAAGataggacagcaaaaaaaaaaaaaaaaaaaaaaagtatccatcaatcttcttcttcttctgcgttcattcgtatacacatgagtgggcttttacgtgtatgaccgtttttaccccgccatgtaggcagccatactccgttttcaggggtgtgcatgctgggtatgttcttgtttccataacccaccgaacgctgacatggattacaggatctttaacatgcgtatttgatcttctgcttgcatatacacacgaagggggttcaggcactagcaggtctgcacatatgttgacctgggagatcagaaaaatctccaccctttacccaccaggcgccgttaccgtgattcgaacccgggaccctcagattgacagtccaacactttaaccactcggctattgcgcccgtcgtatccatcaatcaatcttcttcttcgttcatgggctgcaactcctgcatgttccctcgtatgtacacgagcggactttttacgtgtatgaccatttttacctcgccacgtagacagccatactctgttttcaggggtatcaatcaatcaatcaatcactaaatcaaaaccaccacctcacccctcccaccatccttACCTGGAGTTCAGTTCCAGCCAGTGCTCCAGCTGCTGGGTGATGTTGTGCCGTCTCCAGTCCCCGAGGTCCGTCACAAACACGCCCGCGTTGAACGCGCACGCCGTCGGCTTGATGTTCAGCTCCTTGAAGTGCTTGTTCTTCACGTCAAAGTAGTCGGCGTACACGTTCTGCCCCCCCCACAAGACAACACGGTATGGGTCATTCTTCAGTCACATAGTACAAGTTCTGCTCCACAAGATATTATGGGTCATTCTTCAGTGCTTGTCAAATAGTACACATTCTGCCTCACAAGACAACATGGGTCATTCTTCAGTGCCCGTCACATAGTACACATTCTGCCTCACAAGACAACATGGGTCATTCTTCAGTGCCCGTCACATAGTACACATTCTGCCTCACAAGACAACATGGGTCATTCTTCAGTGTTCGTCACATAGTACATATTCTGCCTCACAAGACAACATGGGTCATTCTTCAGTCACATAGTACATATTCTGCCTCATAAGACAACATGGGTCATTCTTCAGTGCCCGTCACATAGTACATATTCTGCCCCCACAAGACAACAAGGGTCATTCTTCAGCACTTGTCACATAGTACACATTCTGcccccacaagacaacacagtatGGGTCAGTGATCGTCACTCAGTACACGTTCTGcccccacaagacaacacagtatGTGTCATTCTACAGTGCTCGTCACACAGTCTATGCACACATTCTACCCCTCAAGACAAAACAGTACGGGTCATTCTACAGTGCTCATCACATAGTCTATGTACACATTCTGcccccacaagacaacacagtacGGGTCATTCTACAGTGCTCATCACACAGTCTATGTACACATTCTAtcccacaagacaacacagtatGGGTCATTCTTCAGTGCTCGTCACATGTACACATTCTGCCTCACAAGACAACATGGGTCATTCTTCAGTCACATAGTACATATTCTGCCTCACAAGACAACATGGGTCATTCTTCAGTCACATAGTACATATTCTGCCTCACAAGACAACATGGGTCATTCTTCAGCGCTTGTCAAATAGTACATATTCTGCCCCACAAGACAACATGGGTCATTCTTCAGTCACACAGTACATATTCTGCCTCACAAGACAACATGGGTCATTCTTCAGTCACATAGTACATATTCTGCCTCACAAGACAACATGGGTCATTCTTCAGTCACATAGTACAAGTTCTGCTCCACAAGACAACATGGTATGGGTCATTCTTCAGTCACATAGTACAAGTTCTGCTCCACAAGACAACATGGGTCATTCTTCAGCGCTTGTCACATAGTACATATTCtgccccacaaaacaaaaaattggTCATTTTTCAGTGCTCATCACAAAGTCTGTGACACATTCTGCCCCTACATGACAACACAATATGGGTTGTTCATCACTGCTCGTCACATAGTCTATGTACACATTCTACCCCCCAAGACAAAACAGTATGGGTCATTCTACAGTGCTCATCACATAGTCTAAGTACACATTCTGcccccacaagacaacacagtatGGGTCATTCTACAGTGCTCATCACATAGTCTATGTACACATTCTGcccccacaagacaacacagtatGGGTCATTCTACAGTGCTTGTCACACAGTCTATGTACACATTCTGcccccacaagacaacacagtacCGGTCATTCTTCAGTGCTCGTCACATAGTACACATTCTGCCCCATGAGACAATATGAGTCATTCTTCAGTACTCCTCACATAGTCTAGGCACACGTTCTGCCCTCACAAGACAGTATGAGTAATTCTTCAGCGTTCATCATTTAGTGCACATACACCTTCTGTTGTATAACACAATATAGGTCATTTCTCAGTGCTTGTCACATAGTCCGCTTACACATTCTGCTCAACAAGACAATACGATACGAGTCATTCTTCAGTGCTTGTTACACAAAGTGGGAATTGGAGGCAAAAACTGTAactcgaagaagaagacagtgatgaaattTTATCGGACAATCTGACAGAAAACAAAGGGAGCAAAGAAGAGACTGGCCAAGGTACGACGAACAATGAGTTACAGAGCAGACGACAGTGACGCGACCGAAAGATTAGCAGCACACAGCGCGAGCGATGTTCTTGACATCAAACCAACACAGGGAGAGGAGACTGAGAGGAAACGAAGAAAATATACCgggtcagagagggggaagaggggggtgggtggaggcctAGACTAGAGGTAaggtgtccgcctaggaagcgagagaatctgagcgcgctggttcaaatcatggctcagccgccaatattttctccccctccactagaccttgagtggtggtctggacgctagtcatttggatgagacaatacaccgaggtcctgtgcagcatgcacttagcgcaagtaaaagaacccacggcaacaaaaggattgttcctggcaaaattctgtagaaaaatccactccgataggaaaaacaaataaaactgcattcaGGAAAATATActaaaaagtgggtggcgctgtagtgtagcgacgcaatctccctggagagagcagcccagatttcacacagagaaataagttgtgctaaaaagaaatacaaatacaaataaaggggGTGTGGCCTTACTGTGTTTGTGGGGATCAATgtagggcacacacacatgcacacacacaaactcacataccacacacacacaccacaaatacacacacacacacacacacacacgcaaacacacacacacccacacccacaaacacacacacaaacttacacacacacaaacacaaacacacacacccacaaacacatacacgaactcacacacacacacacacacacacacacacaccaacacacccacacacacccaatcacccacacacccacaaacacacacacatccacccacacacccacccacccacaaacacacacacacacccacacctgcatGAAGTTGATGCGTTTGTTCATCCCCTGGCAGTCCTCGGCAAAGGCGGCCAACGTTCCTGGCTTCATCTTCATGTTGTACAGCTCAGCCAGGTCATCTGGGGTCaggacagtaatgatgatgatgatgatgatgatgatgacgacgacgataataataatgatgatgattatgatgataaaaataataataacaatgatgaaaacaacaacaacaacaacaacaataataataataataataataataataatatgatgatgatgatgatgatgatgatgataaccccccccccacacacacacacacacacacacacaaacaacacaaatacatACTACTAACATGACAGGATCTGACAAAccttgatcatgatgatgatgatgatgatgatgatgatgataaccccccccacacacacacaaacaacacaaccacatACTACTCACACGACAGGATCTGACAaaccttgatgatgatgaggatgatgatgatgatgataaccccccccacacacacacaaacaacacaaacacatactactCACAAGACAGGATCTGACAAACCTTGAACAATGCAGTCATCATCAATGTAGACAATTTTCCCGTCCACATGGGGCAGAAGATAAGGCAGGTAGTAACGAGCATAGTTCATCTGCAACAACacgctttcactttcactgtcagGAGAGCAGAGCATAGTTCATCTGTAACAACacgctttcactttcactgtcagGAAGGCAGAGCATAGTCCATCTGTAACAACACGCTTTCACTTTCACCGTCAGGAAAGCAGAGCATAGTTCATCTGTAACAACacgctttcactttcactgtcagGAAAGCAGAGCATAGTTCATCTGTAACAACacgctttcactttcactgtcagGAAGGCAGAGCATAGTTCATCTGCAACAACacgctttcactttcactgtcagGAAAGCAGAGCATAGTTCATCTGTAACAACacgctttcactttcactgtcagGAAGGCAGAGCTAGTTCATCTGTAACAACatgctttcactttcactttcagcaaGGCACAACATGCACAGTGATCCAAAAATGCAACAGCACAtctgcttacaaaaaaaaaaaaaaaaaaaaaaaaaaagcattatcacAGACTACAGCAACCTGTATCGTTACATTATATAAAGGATATTTGTGTCCCTCTCATAACCAAAAGAACAAGCGAGCGAGTGaatgagaatcacacacacacacgcgctcacacacacacacacacagggagagagagagaaagagagagagagacagagagagagagagagagagagagagaaacagagatggagacggagacaaagggagagagagagagagagagtgagagagggagtcagtgagagagacagagagacagagagcaagtgccaactcacagagacacagcatcggaaaaagaaaaaaaaaaaaaacacggagaaACAAGAAACCACAAGACAACTGGCCACATCACACTGTATATGTGTGCAATCCAAGCCAACAAACAAAGCAGGCAGCTCTGCCTTCTAACTTGCACAGCTGATCAACTTATCACCAAaccaaaacacagaaaacaaaacaaaacagctagAGAAGTGAGGTCTCATTTGTGACACCTATTTAATCGAACACaggattagaaaaaaacaacaaccaaacaaccaaaatcAAGATCCCTTCTGTTTTGTCCATTCTACAATCTTTTCCTAACATTATAGAATGCCTAGTTGTGACCTTAACCTTTAACATCTGACCTTGACCTATACCACttgaccttgaaaaaaaagggtggaattTTGACAGGGATCACTACATCACCACTACTGTACCAATTTTCGTGAAACTATATGTGAGACATTAAGCTCtactaagctttttttttctggtttgacAAGTGAATTTATTACCTTGAGCTTTGACCTTTCACCCTACTtaccttatcatcatcaccataatctgATAATGGGGGTAAGTGGGAagattttatgctttttttttttatatattattctaCCAAGCTCGGTTCTTATTCTCCTTGCAGTTTCCAAGAAAATTCTTAATGTAAAAGTTTctgcctcaaacacacacacacacacaacaaagaacacacacacacacacacacacacacacacacacaccaaagaatatACACACTAATTCCAAAACATCACACTGAGACATCAATcaaggaaagagaagacaaaacagcaacgacaaacaaacactaacaaaaaaacccccaaaaaaccaactcccctttacaccacacaaacaccatcaacaCAAGACATCCCTATGAATCAATACAATAAAATTAACCAAAACGATCATTGTTGACAATCAATCACTCACAGGGTTTGCCAGTTCGGTTCTCGTCCCTCGAAAGCCGATCTTGCTCGCCACCCACTCTTGGGGGAACTCAACAATCTCGTAGTTGATGCTCTGAAGCTTGGTCCTCATCAGCCAGGTCCTGAGCATCAGTTATCACATTGGTTGGTCAAGTCTGTCATCACATGGACATTAACACCCtcagtgccccaggacagaaatttctgtccccatccggtgtgcaaaaaaagtgcctcaagacagaaatttctgtccctttccagtgtgcaaaaaaaagtgccccaggacagaaatttctgtccctTTCCGGTGTGCAAAAAATGTGCCTCAAGACAGAAATTTCTGCCCCTTTCCGGTGTGCAAAAtaagtgccccaggacagaaatttctgtccctttccggtgtgcaaaaaaagtgctccaggacagaaatttctgtccctTTCCCGTGTGCATAAAAAGTGCCTCaagacagaaatttctgtccccatcccgtgtgcaaaaaaagtgctccaggacagaaatttctgtccctTTCCCGTGTGCATAAAAAGTGCTCCaagacagaaatttctgtccccttTCCAGTGTGCCAAAAAAGTGCaagacagaaatttctgtcccctATCCGGTGTGCAAAAAAAAGGGCCCCagagacagaaatttctgtccctttccggtgtgcaaaaaaagtgccccaggacagagATTTCTGTCCCCTTTCCAGTGTGCAAAATAAGTGCCCaaggacagaaatttctgtccctttccggtgtgcaaaaaaagtgccTCAAGACGGAAATTTGTCCCATCCTGTGTGCAAAAATAGTGCCTCaagacagaaatttctgtccacTTTCAGTGTGCCAAAAAAGTGCTCCAGGACAAAAATTTCTGTCCCTTTCCggtgtgcaaaaaaagtgccTCAAGACAGAAATTTCTGCCCctttctggtgtgcaaaaaaagtgcctcaaaaagtgtgtgtgtgtgtgtgtgtgtgtgtgtgtgtgtgtgtgtgtttaatagaaGAAAAGAATTAATCATTTCTTTTTACCCCCACTACATATACGTCCCTCCCCATGCCAGATGCCCTCACTTGAGGTGTTCGCTGGACTCCTGGTCAGTGATGAGGTGGAAGAAGACGGTGGACTTGGCGTTGGAGACGATGCTGTTGATCAAGGCGACCATGCCGCCCAGACGGCTGTTCTCGGAGCTGATCACCACATGCACcgccctcttctcccccttctgcTTGGCAGCCACAATGTGCGAGgtgttgctgctgccgctgctgctgctgccgccggtCAGTGCTCTGTTTGGCGTGGCGTTGTTGTCCTTCAGCTTCTGGTCTGAGAAACAGAACAGACATCAGTCaccaactttttaaaaattttcttcttttttttattagctGCCCAATCATCTGTACTGTttagacgggtgcaacagccaagtggttaaagcactggg
Above is a window of Babylonia areolata isolate BAREFJ2019XMU chromosome 28, ASM4173473v1, whole genome shotgun sequence DNA encoding:
- the LOC143301976 gene encoding glycosyltransferase 8 domain-containing protein 1-like, which produces MAMSNIKKVVLLLFIVWLATLSYIWLPGIIPDFLHIRGKLFSQKDQKLKDNNATPNRALTGGSSSSGSSNTSHIVAAKQKGEKRAVHVVISSENSRLGGMVALINSIVSNAKSTVFFHLITDQESSEHLKTWLMRTKLQSINYEIVEFPQEWVASKIGFRGTRTELANPMNYARYYLPYLLPHVDGKIVYIDDDCIVQDDLAELYNMKMKPGTLAAFAEDCQGMNKRINFMQNVYADYFDVKNKHFKELNIKPTACAFNAGVFVTDLGDWRRHNITQQLEHWLELNSREELYGNERGGGGAQPPMMLVFYNKYTPIDQLWHVHFLGWTARSSYSRQFIQRAKLLHWSGRFKPWGRTAAFQSLWDLYYLPDPTKEFLPLRKGIL